In Hippocampus zosterae strain Florida chromosome 3, ASM2543408v3, whole genome shotgun sequence, a genomic segment contains:
- the immp2l gene encoding mitochondrial inner membrane protease subunit 2 isoform X2, with protein MAQGATRGRRYLRAFVSGFFVAVPVTVTVLDRLAYVARVEGVSMQPFLNPEGASECDVVLLNRWSVRKYDVQRGDIVSIMSPRNPEQKIIKRVIGLEGDFIRTLSYKKRHVRIPDGHLWIEGDHHGHSLDSNTFGPVSLALLHGRASHIIWPPGRWQRIRALLPPNRAPLVTHEHHRDDDDQ; from the exons ATGGCTCAGGGGGCCACAAGGGGGCGACGCTACTTGCGCGCCTTTGTGAGTGGCTTTTTTGTGGCCGTGCCCGTCACCGTTACCGTCCTAGACCGCTTGGCGTACGTGGCCAGGGTGGAGGGTGTGTCCATGCAG CCGTTCCTGAACCCGGAAGGAGCGTCCGAGTGCGACGTGGTTCTGCTGAACCGCTGGAGTGTCAGGAAGTACGACGTCCAGAGAGGAGACATTGTGTCCATCAT GTCTCCCAGGAATCCCGAGCAGAAGATCATCAAGCGCGTCATCGGCTTGGAGGGAGACTTCATCAG GACTCTGAGCTACAAGAAGCGACATGTGCGCATTCCCGACGGTCACTTGTGGATTGAGGGGGACCACCATGGGCACAGTCTGGACAGCAACACCTTTGGCCCG GTGTCGCTGGCGCTGCTGCACGGCCGCGCGTCTCACATCATTTGGCCTCCGGGCCGCTGGCAGCGCATCCGAGCCCTTCTCCCGCCAAACCGAGCGCCACTCGTCACCCACGAGCACCACCGTGACGATGACGACCAGTGA
- the immp2l gene encoding mitochondrial inner membrane protease subunit 2 isoform X1: protein MCPTGFRTRSGLPLRHEEVEAYAACQLPPAPVSMAQGATRGRRYLRAFVSGFFVAVPVTVTVLDRLAYVARVEGVSMQPFLNPEGASECDVVLLNRWSVRKYDVQRGDIVSIMSPRNPEQKIIKRVIGLEGDFIRTLSYKKRHVRIPDGHLWIEGDHHGHSLDSNTFGPVSLALLHGRASHIIWPPGRWQRIRALLPPNRAPLVTHEHHRDDDDQ, encoded by the exons ATGTGTCCAACGGGCTTTAGGACCCGGAGTGGACTTCCCCTGCGGCATGAGGAAGTTGAAGCGTATGCTG CTTGCCAACTGCCTCCTGCCCCGGTGAGCATGGCTCAGGGGGCCACAAGGGGGCGACGCTACTTGCGCGCCTTTGTGAGTGGCTTTTTTGTGGCCGTGCCCGTCACCGTTACCGTCCTAGACCGCTTGGCGTACGTGGCCAGGGTGGAGGGTGTGTCCATGCAG CCGTTCCTGAACCCGGAAGGAGCGTCCGAGTGCGACGTGGTTCTGCTGAACCGCTGGAGTGTCAGGAAGTACGACGTCCAGAGAGGAGACATTGTGTCCATCAT GTCTCCCAGGAATCCCGAGCAGAAGATCATCAAGCGCGTCATCGGCTTGGAGGGAGACTTCATCAG GACTCTGAGCTACAAGAAGCGACATGTGCGCATTCCCGACGGTCACTTGTGGATTGAGGGGGACCACCATGGGCACAGTCTGGACAGCAACACCTTTGGCCCG GTGTCGCTGGCGCTGCTGCACGGCCGCGCGTCTCACATCATTTGGCCTCCGGGCCGCTGGCAGCGCATCCGAGCCCTTCTCCCGCCAAACCGAGCGCCACTCGTCACCCACGAGCACCACCGTGACGATGACGACCAGTGA
- the pdcd2l gene encoding programmed cell death protein 2-like has product MSSPIRESTLLGVCDGELDDLTYPSSFLTNKVGGLPDVVPGLPRVFPRCECCSAPLVHMVQVYCPLEESPYHRSLQLFACQAAGCGGRQDSWTALRSQCLVHDGRAAQASGDPAPTKAAPLSVGDWCDSADDWGMDDDYEEEEKKDIHKPVPEDEKEDVMSSQLDALHLAEPPPDVPVLRPFFISVVDEEDARGEDNEEERSHAEQLLRDYERREGAVAVQPDDIGGGEKYEKSRAHHGDHHFSRFRKRISMCPQQILRYRRGGRPLFISEPPANERPAASACASCGGPLTFELQLMPALVNMLSWKDAAGDRSQPDFGTVLVYTCARSCWTSSERRPIREVCLVQMDPDHQLFK; this is encoded by the exons ATGTCGTCTCCCATTCGGGAGTCGACTCTTCTGGGCGTTTGCGACGGCGAGCTGGACGACCTCACGTATCCCTCGTCCTTCCTCACCAATAAGGTGGGCGGGCTTCCAGATGTCGTACCGGGCCTACCCCGCGTGTTTCCCCGTTGCGAGTGCTGCTCGGCCCCGCTGGTCCACATGGTGCAGGTGTACTGCCCCCTAGAGGAGTCGCCCTACCACCGCAGCCTCCAACTGTTCGCTTGCCAGGCCGCCGGATGCGGCGGGCGGCAGGACAGCTGGACGGCGCTGCGCTCGCAGTGCCTGGTGCACGACGGCAGAGCGGCGCAGGCGTCCGGCGATCCGGCGCCGACGAAGGCGGCTCCTCTGTCGGTTGGTGACTGGTGTGACTCCGCAGATGACTGGGGCATGGACGACGACtacgaggaagaggagaagaaaGACATCCACAAACCTGTCCCGGAGGACGAAAAAG AGGACGTCATGAGCAGCCAACTGGACGCCCTCCATCTGGCAGAGCCTCCACCAGATGTCCCTGTTCTGCGACCTTTCTTCATCAGTGTGGTGGACGAGGAAGATGCGCGGGGCGAAGACAACGAGGAGGAGCGGTCGCACGCTGAGCAACTGTTGAGGGACTACGAGCGGAGGGAGGGAGCGGTGGCGGTCCAGCCTGACGACATCGGCGGCGGCGAGAAGTACGAGAAGAGTCGAGCGCATCATGGCGACCATCACTTCTCCAGGTTCCGCAAGAGGATCTCGATGTGTCCTCAGCAGATCCTGCGTTATCGTCGCGGCGGGCGACCGCTCTTTATCTCGGAACCGCCGGCCAACGAGCGGCCGGCGGCGTCGGCGTGCGCATCCTGCGGCGGCCCGCTGACGTTTGAGCTGCAGCTCATGCCGGCGCTAGTCAATATGTTATCCTGGAAGGACGCGGCCGGCGACCGGTCGCAGCCCGATTTTGGAACTGTGCTGGTCTACACCTGCGCCCGTAGCTGCTGGACATCCTCGGAGCGGCGACCCATCCGCGAGGTCTGCTTGGTCCAGATGGATCCGGACCATCAGCTCTTTAAATGA